Genomic DNA from Nicotiana tabacum cultivar K326 chromosome 21, ASM71507v2, whole genome shotgun sequence:
ATCAAGGTCAGCAGGAGATTAGGAGCCATTTGTGTACTTTCTCTAATCAGACAACAGTCGTAGTGTCTAATCAAGATTACCAACAAAAACTAAGAGAATACTGATTAGTTAAAATCTTATGGTTCGGAAAAAGAGACCCCATTGCTCAGTTCCTAATAATAAGATTATGTTATTGAACAAAGGTTTTAGCCGAATTGGATAATAAGCAACACGAACAATTGTGCTCGTGACAATGGACCAGAAAGGCTGAATATATTTGTAATCTCCTAAGTGAAAAGCATTGTGAAATTGATAATCTTTGACAGGCGCCCTTATCCAAACATACAGCTTTTGTGGTCTTTTAAGTCGTTCAATAGCAATCTCACTTGATAATAGTTGTGACACAAAAACCAGTAAGAATCATTTGGTAACAGCATCTACATTCTCAAACAATTAAACCTTCCACGAGGTAAACGACTGTAACTCAAAAACCTTGCACCAGAACAACGAATCACGTCCAATCTAACGGAGACTACACAAAATGCACAACTGGCGGACAGTGTGATGTTGATACAGCTCTGGGATGATAAACAGGGAAACTAATTTGAGAGATGCATGCTCCATTTTCTATCAAAAAACTAATTTAACTTGAGCAAATAACATATGACAGCAGTTTCTAAAAATACCTTAAATGGTATTCATATTTCGTGCCAGGTCAAATGAGATGACATCCATCAAAGGTTTCCCTATAACAGACTAGCTCCTGCAACTTGGAGAGACCTCCGCAAGGATACTCGTGGGAACCTGTCCTCTAATCTCTAGccggaataaaataaaataaaaaactcttGTGGAAAACAAAGTAGCTCATCACTCGAGTGGAACATCACTTCTTCCTCTACGAAGCAACTATGTCTACTGGTTCTGGAACCAGACCTAAGAGACTCAGAGACCTTAGCGCAGACTAGACTCACTTTTCCAGTTTACAAGTTCATTGGACGAAAGGCTAAGCTGTCATGGATAAAATTAAAGGCTAACTATTGTCAATCCCGACTAATCATTTAATATCAGAAAAGAAATGTAACTTCCGAAGCAACCTAAACCAACTCTTCAAATTTTCGGGTCCATTGGAACAAATGCTGCTCAGTTATGGTCAGTCAAACTAAGGGCTGAATGTTTTGTCACTTCACGGACCCAGAAGATAACAAAGAAGATGAAAGATTGCTATTTCAAAAACAGGATGTAAAAACATAAAGGTGGAAAAAGAATAATAGTTCCTCCTTTATACATCTCCTCTTTTCTATTTGTGTTCCTCGCCACCTTTCAAGTCAAAGATACACTCATCAACCCTCTCTTCCTAAGTGTTTATTCACTTACTGCCAAAGGCAGAACATTCCAGTAAACCCGAGATACAAGCCTCCTAATGGATTCAACAGCTACACgtcaatcccaaactagttaggGTCATCTATGAATCCTCTGTATCTATTCCCTCTATTTTGGTGATCCTCCTAATAGATAAGAGGTAAAAGTTAAAACAATAGACACAACAGTGTAAATTAACATCTCCTACGCTGTGGGAACTGGTAAGTGAACGAGAAAGAAGTTCACAATGCTTAATCAATTGGCTCAACATACAGTTCCTCAACAGAGGACACAGGCCGAGGATGACTCTAACAAGTACATACGaagaatactacatatgagacAATCATTGCGGATATCAAATCCACCAATTTAGGTTTATGAATCGTTTGCATTCTTAATTACGTCCAGACTACATATCTAGACCCTCAGAGTAAACCATTAACACACGATTGCATACACCTCGACTATTTCACAGGTACCGAGTAATACTGTCCAACAAGTTTTTAGTCAGACGGGACAAAATCATCACCTAGTGTTTTTTAACTGGAATTTCAACGTGAAACCTCATAGTTCCTCCGTTTTATGCTAAACACAACGATTGTAACAACCTTCAGCAGTGAAATTTCCACATAGATAATCAAAGCACAAACTGGTTGAGCAATCATTCAAACACAGACAACAAAGGGAACAAACACACAAGTAAAAAGTTTAGCATTACCAACTTTCACCAGAATGCGATTACGACAAAAACCAAAAGTGCCCAACAGAATTAAAGATCCCAAAAATCCTAATAACACAAAACGTACTAAATTAGTAATATAACCTCTCGTTCAGCTGCCCAACATAACTCTACAGCAGAAACAAACAGGTGCAAAATTTAATCAACGGTCTGCATAATATCCTCAGTAGTGAACTTAGTACCCTTGTCTTTATCAGCAGCAGCACGTCCCTTAGCCTTACGATCAATCAAAGATTTACGGTCCTTATCAAGCCTGAGCTTAGTAATAACAGTCTTAGATGGGTGAATACCAACATTAACAGTGGATCCATTAACTTTCTCACGTGTTATACGCTCAATGTGAATCACCCATTTCTTGCGATAAACTTGGACAACTTTACCCTCACGCCCCTTGTATGTTCCTCGTACGACTTGAACCTCGTCGTCTTTTCTTACCGGCATAGACCTTACGTTGTACTTGGTGCGTAATTCGGAGGATAAGGGTGCGCTCATTAACACTCGGCGGACGCTTGATGGGGCCGTGAAGTGAGCCTTTCGGCTTTTCCGGCGGGAGGAGGATACTCTTGGATTGTACTTCATCTTTTGCAAAATCCGattcaaacacacacacactgcAAATGCGGCTGATGAAGAAGATTGATTTTAGGGTTTTAATGAAACTAGGGTATTTATTCCGGACTCTTCTATTGTTGGAGGCAACTGTATTGGGCCTTCATTTAGATGACTTCTTAAtattgtaaaaattgcacgggctagccagtttgtTAGAAAAATAGTACTCCCTTCGTTTCATATTAGATGAGGTAATTTGActcggcacagagtttaagaaaaaagaaaaagacttttgaaacttgtggttatcgcgcccccttttttctaaaagcgaaatcgggttcatgacatttgggaggacaactcgttccctcttgggaattgggtttttttgaagagtcgccacctaatgattaaagtgcattagaacactaaagaagagttcgagttggaaaatcagagttcgggtaagggctagaaattatctcgaggggaaggtgttaggcactccccaagatccactagtgtggttcccggtcaTGCTACAATCGTGACTTtgaataacaagtaagcaaatagaagtctcaagtagaaggggattttcacataatattgcaagcaagttgagagtttggcgaaagtaaagaaagcagaaattttaaagaaatagtttgagaataaaataaacaaataaagaaaagggggtcctaggtttacaaataatatggatcacatcaatgcaatacccggtaatcactcctcagaagagaggttacacgtggtattagcgcaccggtcatcatatccatatcaactctttcccaccccattaaggtattaagcgcagaatagtatcgttacttattgcatgctagtacccgccccaatcctatcagtcccggaggcatttgggactactagtcctaaagggaagggagatttggcttttcagagttttaaaaggataaaattctagggcgacaatcaaaacatataaggcaggtatgggagaacacataacagtttaaagggctcaaacgggcctcctcatttaaagaaacaaattgtttagcatgacttacaaatactggttatggtctgaattaaatttaaagcgttagggaaggctgatttatcacatatttctcagatgagaagtccgaattaggcctccattggttgtaattatcaaagactgatgcagttaattaattacctaatggcttacctaggtgaaacctatatgcatgatatctaacgACGCTTACTCTGATTTTAAAGAGGGCttactaattatatatatataaataagatATGCAAATATTAAAcgacattactactgattttagacttacaAACAATTCAGATTCGGttaattactcctataggcatgctttctaagcgtcGTTGGTTTAAAACAATTATGAAAGtgcaggagtcctatagacatggtatctaggatgcattttgttatttttttaaccTATAACTATTTGCCTAATGATGGAGGTATATGCGGAAGTGCATAAACCCTATAAttatgatttctatatgcagaagtgcagaaaaaacctacagacaggatttctatatgatatgcagaagtgcagaaacttataggcaggatttctatatgatatgcagaagtgcagaaacttataggcggGATTTCgatatgatatgcagaagtgcagaaacttataggcaagatttctatatgatatgcagaagtgcagaaacttgtaggcgggatttctatatgatatgcagaagtgcagaaacttataggcaggatttctaatgcaaaagtgcagaaactataggcaggatttctatatgaaatacaTAAGTGCAGAACTTGTAAATAGTAACacctatgagcatgttgtctaccctttgcatacataaatGACCCTCTCCTTTTTTACTTAGAACCCCTTAaaatattacagaccagaatgaatcaagaaaagtaaaattacatcagaaatttaaGCTATaaccaaggagcctaattcagactcaaggtctaacaatatgagatgaaccaactttcaggatcagatttccaaagcctttcccTCATTTgagatgtgtcaaagttccctaagagcctcaagtggactccgggcaatgcttacaccccaaatatattgcagacttaagcaagtgcagtgtggaagagtcagccctcaaatgtccaagttcagagggaactcaaggtcccaaagcaaggctcataggagggggggcagaacttagaatctaagagagagtgcaagtgcatagagggTATTTAGGGAAGGCCATGACAaactggtggtcatgcccagcaattaggagtgctggcatacccctgaccagcctgttagccaaagttgggagttaggatccattgaggatcaggttcagacctaagcAGCAACTTGGATGCTgtcaggccatgaaccttaactcaaatacatagaagggagtgggggtatagggagttcataacaaacagcagatgcaaagagaaaaaaaacagtttacatagttaacattaatcacTAAACATGAACAGGAAAGTAAACAAGCTTGTAGaaactgtaaataaacacataggggagTGAGGCAGAAAAGTTAagttagaacataccagtttcgggaaaaacaaacaagtaaaagcagtcttgagaaagccaagttGCAAGCAAATAGTTCCAAAAGATTTCAGAAAGAGTAGAATGTtgtaagagtattgaactcaaagcaGTATTGTAAGTATATAAGTAAGTCAAAAGTATTGAACTAAAGGCTCGAGGTATTCAACTCGAAGTAGTggtgtaaaagtattgaattggaagtgtgttAAAAATGtagaagggtagtcccttttatagtgcagagaagcaagtaagaaaggtaagaaaataacttgcaatcaatcacataagatttcccttcagttaagggatttgatttcaaatGGGTAGAagacatttaaggaaagaaattttgattaaaaccttttcaaagtagcacaaaaggggtaaatacatagaagtttatTTAAGGAAAAGCTCAGTGGTACACGACTtaggaaaaataaggaaagggaatcaatcaaacaaccaCAGAAATCAAAGTTACAGGTTTAAtctcgaatgaaccaagtcaggaaaggTAAAGAAGGTTCAATTAGAGAGAATTAGTAACAATCAGTCAAGACTCATTAAAAGGAATTCGAAATCAATCAATTAGTTGGtaaagaccttttgaaagaagagttcccatatataaagcacacaaacatGTGAATCAAGAAGTTATATAGAAGAGAGTTTACTCAAAGAGAGGTTCAAAATCATGAGCAAGAAAGGGTACAAGTCCAGTTTGCAGACTCACAATGAGTCTGAGGGTTCAGGATCCCAAAGCGGAACCCTAACTCGCACAAATTCAAAACTTCCAAgaaaccccaaatcctagggtttcataGAGATGAGAAAGCAAGTCATTAAAACAGGATCAGAAGCCTCTTtcaaagacttatgagaaacaaacagacatgatacaaagaaagaaaactaaTTTGAGGTCATAGAGAACATATTTGAGAAACtcggaacttaaacaagttcagaaaagAAGAGGTGATACAGacttaaattaaaacagaggaaACATGTTCAACAAGTACGCAAACAGAGTCTAatagagcaaaaaaaaaaactcaacaataagcacttatagtagaagagtaagggAAACATAACAAGGATTAACATGAGTAACATATATAGTAGAAAAAGAAGAGTAGGAGAACAGTACACGCGTAGTAAAAGAAGCCATACGAGCATAGCAcagacaaacacacataaagaaagaatcagaaagatcTTTTTGAAAACTTTTTTCAGAAacgatttttgaaaagaaaatttggggTAAACACTTTAGAAGCCCAGTAGAACATGAACATAccatagatctaagaaaataaacaGATAAGAGCCTCGAACaacttagggtttcggagaaaccctagaaatgagaaaggcttggaagaaaaaCCAGATCTTGAGTCGAAGAGGTGAGGAATCAGGCTCCTGAGGCCTGAATGTGCCGGAGCATGACCGGAGAAGCTataaaaatgaagatttgagaagATCTGGAAGCACCATCGAAGTTAGCCTTCAAAAACTCGAACACCCAAGGTATAATGATGGAGAGGGGTGAGTACAGaccgtccatggcctgagaagccatgggttTCGGTGAAAACATGGTGAAATAaggtaggaggaggctagggtttcgaagagctgatgagaggatttgagagcgtttgggattcaaaggcggcgggtcaggtgagaatgagggagaATAGggtaggtcgtttggtttaattatggaagggtgagTTATAGCCGTTGATCTTATATGATCAACGGCCCAAGTTTAGGAGGGTAGATGGGAACTGGGTAAGGGTCATTTGGATCGGGGGTGTGGGTTTGGTCAAATTAAAAATTGGGACGGTCCAAATGGGTTAAGATTGGGTCAAATAATGGTTAAAATTGAAAGGTAAAAAGGTTGTATTTGAAATGGAATGAGGCTAGAtgttaaatagctagttttcccttttattttataaaaatagtaaaaaataattttaaaagcaaacTAAAAGTACTGaaccaattaataatatataaatattaatttaaaaatactgaaaataattttacaattgtaaaatgctattaatcttaaagtaggctagaattgcaattatatgcaatttagctttaaaaataccaaataaaatttgtaaaaatatgcaaaaatcaccttaattatattttggtataaatatgagaataagataagttattcaccaaaatgataatcttgggaataattattggtttttgtactaCTAAAGTGGacagtaaattgattttaaaatcttaaaaattaggaaaaaataccaaaactcttgggcatgcttatatatgtatgtacacgctattttgaaagtattttatatataaaaatacatagggaaaaattgggtgtcaacaatggtcttaaaagcttaaggggtaaaaaatttgtggggccatgacatttgtgtggctataaaagcttttcattaagggtaaatgggtaaaatgaaagagtttaaagttgaattattttcacatttagaaatgtgtcatttattttggaacagactaaaaaggaaagtacctcatttaatatgaaacggagggaataAGAGTTTGTAAAGTTATTAAGAAATAGTCATTATTTTACTGAAATAGAAAAAGTTCTattataatatgctggattatgaaGCTCATGTAAATagacttctagcatattatgttggaaatagcacacggaaagttccagcataatatgctagattatggagctcctttgtataaacttccagcatattatgttggaatttcagcacattatgaaattcaagcatattatgctggaatttcataCGTAAAAAATTCGagctccagcatattatgctggaatttttccaTATTTGTAAGGGTGTGTCtgttcaaattttatctttacataaaaaagtgataaaattttgattacttttgaaattgtggctatttttcagttaccaattgtaaatctggctatttctgATTTCCACCTCTCCCTTAATATTGGACTTACCCCGCTCAGAAGTTTTGGACGGCAGCCATGAGGGGGTGATTGACATGTATGCCCCTATAAAGGGAGTGAAGTACTTAAATAGCCCTTAAAGTATCCGGTCTTAAAATTTGGTCCCCGTTTGCCCTAAGAATTTCAAGTTTAACAAGTGTTGCCCCTCACTTAACCCCGGACAATActtttaacttttgaacttgaagtTCTGCGCCATTGGGGGAGGGGGTCAAAAgttaaaaatcactccaaaaagtgtcatatttctttaatttttagcTATACAAGGATGGTTTTTAAACATTACCCCTATTTTTGGATGCAATTAAAAAATAACCTCCGAGCTGGCACAACTCTTTAGGGATTTTTTACCCGATCAATAGAATTATGCTATATTTACTCTACCTATATTatttaattgtttacaaattCTAC
This window encodes:
- the LOC107817208 gene encoding large ribosomal subunit protein uL24z, which gives rise to MKYNPRVSSSRRKSRKAHFTAPSSVRRVLMSAPLSSELRTKYNVRSMPVRKDDEVQVVRGTYKGREGKVVQVYRKKWVIHIERITREKVNGSTVNVGIHPSKTVITKLRLDKDRKSLIDRKAKGRAAADKDKGTKFTTEDIMQTVD